The following is a genomic window from Niveispirillum cyanobacteriorum.
GATGGCCGTCATGGCATAGCCATTAAGGGCCGTCACCGCCTTGATATCGGCCTGGATACCGGCCCCGCCGCCGGAATCCGACCCGGCAATGATCAGAACGCGTCCCCGCATCGATTTCACTCCGCCGCCACGGCCTGGGTCACCTGTCGCACCGCGTCACAGATATCATCGACGACGCGGGTGACCAGGGCATCATCCTCGCCCTCTGCCATCACGCGGATCAGGGGCTCGGTACCCGATTTGCGGATCAGGACACGGCCCACGCCTGCCAGCTTTTCCTCACCCGCCTTGATCGCGGCCTGCACGCTGTCGGCATCCAGGGGGCGGATGCCCGTGCTGGCATCGTAGCGGACATTCTTCAGCAGCTGCGGCAGCGGCTGGAACACGCGCAGCACGTCGGACGCAGGCCGCCCCGACTGCCGGATGCATGCCAGCACCTGCAACGCCGCCAGCAAGCCATCGCCCGTGGTGGCGAAGTCCGACAGGACGACATGGCCCGACTGTTCACCACCGACATTAAAGCCATGCTCGCGCATATGTTCCACGACATAGCGATCGCCCACGGCTGTGCGCGCCAGGGTCAGGCCCAGCTTCTTCAGATGCAGTTCCATGCCCATGTTGGACATGACGGTGGCAACCACGCCACCGCCGCGCAACCGCCCACTCTCGGCCCAGCTCTGGCCGATCAGGGCCATAATCTGATCGCCATCGATCTGCGTGCCGGTCTCGTCCGCCAGGATCAGGCGGTCGGCATCGCCATCAAGCGCGATGCCCAGATCGGCCTTGTGCTCCACCACGGCGGCGCGCATCGCCGCCGGACTGGTCGCCCCGCATTTGTCATTGATGTTGAAGCCATTGGGCTGATTGAACAGGGTCACGACTTCGGCCCCCAGTTCATACAGCACACGCGGTGCCACCTTATAGGCGGCACCATGGGCGCAATCGATGACGATCTTCATGCCATCCAGACGAAGACCACGCGGAAAGCTGCTCTTGACCACTTCTATATAGCGGCCAAAGGCGTCTTCCATGCGCTGTGCCCGGCCCAGGTCGCGCGGGCCGGCCAGATCAGGCGCGAAAGGCAGCGCCATGCGCGCCTCGATCTCCGCCTCGAACTCGTCCGACAATTTGTAGCCATCGGGGCCGAACAGCTTGATGCCATTATCCTGGAACGGATTATGGCTGGCCGAAAGCATGACGCCCAGGTCGGCGCGCATGGACCGGGTCAGCATGGCCACCGCTGGCGTGGGCAGCGGCCCCACCAGGATGACATCCATGCCCATAGAGATGAATCCCGCCGTCAGCGCCGGTTCCAGCATATAGCCCGACAGGCGCGTATCCTTGGCGATCACCACGGTATGGCGATGGTCCCCGCGCCGGAAATGCAATGCGGCGGCCATGGCGGCCTTCAGCGCCGTCTCTGCCGTCATCGGCTCGGTATTGGCGGTACCGCGGATACCGTCGGTGCCGAACAATTTACGCGACATGTGTCTGTTCCCAGGAATGCCTGCATAGGGCCGGTGGATCGGAATGTTACGAAACCTATATCACGCCGATTGCAGGGCCTGCCACACGGCGACCGCCTGCACCGTTGCGGCCACGTCATGCACGCGCAGGATATGCGCCCCCTGTCCCAGCGTATGCAGCGCCGTGGCGATGGAGCCTGCCACCCGGTCCTTCGGCGCCTCCCCTCTCGACAGGGCCGCGATGAAGCGCTTGCGGCTGACCCCGATCAGGAGAGGGCAGCCCAGCCCATGGAGGGCGGCGGTACGGGCCAGCAGGTCGACATTATGGACCACGTCCTTGCCGAATCCGATGCCGGGATCAATGGCGATCCGGTCCCGCGCGATCCCCGCCGCCACCGCCGCGTCGATGCGGGCGGATAGCCAATCGAACACCTCTGCCGTGACATCACCATAGCGGGGGGCCACCTGCATGGTCTGCGGCTCTCCCTGAATATGCATCAGGACGAGCGGCAGGCCTGTCGCGGCGGCAACCGAAAGGCTGTCCGGGTCACCGGTCAGGGCCGTGACATCATTGATGATCCTGGCCCCCGCCTCTGCCGCCGCCTTCATCACCGCAGCATGGCGGGTATCGATGGAGACGACCGCCCCGTCGTCCGCCAACGCCCGGATGACGGGCACGACCCGTGCGATTTCCACCTCAATCGGTACAGGTTCAGCACCCGGTCTGGTCGACTCGCCACCGACATCCAGGATGTCCGCCCCCTCCGCCAACAGACGGCAGCCATGGGCGATGGCGGCATCGGCATGGGCATGGTCACCACCGTCGGAGAAGCTGTCAGGTGTGACATTCACAATGCCCATGATGACGGGTCGCGACAGATCAAACCCCGCCCAGGGGGCGCGGTCAGCGGTCAGCGGATGGTCGGGGGCCAGTGCAGCGGCGGGGACGATGCCGGCTGGCGTCTCGACCAGCGTAAAGGCCAACGGGCCGCCAGCCAGCGGACGGGCCTGACCGGCAGCAACGGCAGTACGGGCGGCGGGGCCGGAGAGGATGGCGAGGGGGCGGTGCATGATGGTTCCGGCGAGGGCCGCAGGTCAGGTCGAGCCGAAGGCGAGCCCGGACAAGACACGTTGTGGTTTGGGAGACGTCAGGGCTCGGCTGCGCCTCGACCTGACCTACGATATATGGGCAAACAACAAACCCCCGACGCTCATCACGCCGGGGGTTTGCTCACTCAACCTATAACCGCCCGCTTAAATGCCGGGCTGCGGCTCTGGCTCGATCCCGTCCTTGGCCGAGGTGGGGACCGAGGCGCGGCGACCACTGGAGGACTTGGGCGGCTCCGGTGCCTGCGGACGCGGGGCCGGCGGGTCGGTGCGCACCACCTGCTCACCGCGCAGGATGGCCTTCACTTCTTCACCCGACAGCGTCTCGAACTCCAGCAAAGCCTCAGACACCTTGTGCAAATCGTCCAGACGTTCCGTCAGCAGCTTGCGGGCAAGGCTTTCACCCTGCTCGATCAGGCGGCGGATTTCCTCGTCGATCAGCTGCGCGGTGGCTTCCGACACGTTCTGCTGCTGCGCCACTGAATGACCCAGGAAAACCTCCTGCTCATTGGCGTTGTAGCGCACGCGGCCCAGCTTGTCGGACATGCCATACTCGGCAACCATGGCGCGGGCCCAGCGGGTGGCCTGCTGGATATCGCTGGAGGCGCCCGTGGTCACATTCTCCTCGCCGAAGATGATTTCTTCGGCCACGCGACCGCCAAACAAAACCGCCAGACGCGATTCCATCTCGCGCTTGGTGTAGTTGGTGCGGTCGCGTTCCGGCAGGTTCATGGTCACGCCCAGGGCGCGACCACGGGGAATGATCGTGACCTTATGCAGCGGGTCATATTCCGGGACCCACAGCGACACCAGGGCATGGCCCGCCTCGTGATAGGCGGTCAGCTTCTTTTCCTTCTCCGACATGACCATGGAGCGGCGCTCCGCACCCATCATCACCTTGTCCTTGGCGGCCTCGAAATCGGCCATACCGACGACGCGCTTGCCGGCGCGTGCTGCCAGCAGGGCCGCCTCGTTCACCAGATTGGCGAGATCAGCACCGGAGAAGCCGGGGGTACCACGGGCGATCACCTTTGGGTCCACATCGGGGGCCAGCGGCACCTTGCGCATATGGACCTTCACGATCTTCTCGCGGCCCAGCACGTCGGGGTTGGGTACCACGACCTGACGGTCGAAGCGGCCGGGACGCAGCAGCGCCGGGTCCAGAACGTCGGGGCGGTTGGTGGCGGCGATCAGGATCACGCCCTCATTCGCCTCAAACCCATCCATCTCGACCAGCAACTGGTTCAGCGTCTGCTCACGCTCATCATTGCCGCCGCCCAGGCCGGCACCGCGATGGCGACCGACAGCGTCGATTTCGTCAATGAAGATGATGCAGGGCGCGTTCTTCTTGCCCTGTTCGAACATGTCGCGGACGCGGGATGCACCGACGCCCACGAACATTTCCACGAAGTCGGAACCGGAGATGGTGAAGAAGGGCACATTGGCCTCACCCGCGACGGCGCGGGCCGTCAGGGTCTTACCCGTACCCGGGGGCCCGACCAGCAGCACGCCCTTGGGGATCTTGCCGCCCAGACGCTGGAACTTCTGCGGGTCCTTCAGGAAGTCAACGACCTCCTCCAATTCCTGCTTAGCCTCATCAATGCCGGCGACATCGTCAAAGGTGACGCGACCCACCTTCTCAGTCAGCAGGCGGGCGCGGGACTTGCCGAAGCCCATGGCCTTGCCGCCGCCGCCCTGCATCTGGCGCATAAAGAACACCCAGACGCCGATCAGCAGCAGCATCGGGAACCAGGAGAGCAGGATGGACAGGAGTGAGGGACCCGTATCCTCCGCCACGACCGACACGCGCACATTCTTGTCAACCAGACGGTCGGCCACGTTGGAGCCGGGCGGGGCCGTCACGGAGAAGCTGCGATTGTCATTGGTGGTGGCGGTGATCTGGTCACCCTTGATCGTGACGGACGTCACCGATCCGCGCGACACCTCGGCCAGCAGGTCGCTATAGGCCATGCCGGACTGCGACGAGCGGGTGGAGGAAGTCTGGAACAGATTGAACAGGGCGATCAGCAGCACCCCGATCACCAGCCACAGCGCCAGATTCTTACCGAAATTATTCACAGCCCTGACCTTTCATCGACCGCACCCCCAGGCGGGCCTGGGGGAACTCCTCCCATTAGATAATGTCATCTATGGCGGTGACAACAGCGAACCGCGCGGGAACTGCCGGAACCGATACTAATGGCACCATATGAACCCCCGGATCGGGGGCGTCAGGGGCCGTCCACGCCATTGGCGGTATGGCCAATGGCCGATCCCCATCCGTGACAACCGGCAGGGTCCAGCGGACCGCCGCCGGCAGATCGGACCGGGCCAGACTGGGGCTTTGTGCCACGGCCCTGCGCCAAGACGCCTCATCCAGCGCCTGGACGGTGTGCTGCCCAAACCCTTCGGCAAAAAGGCGGAATCGGCCATCCCAGATCACGGGGGGGCCGCCCCCCTGCAACGTCAAGGGGCCCTGAAGGTTCCTTGCCTCCCGGATCAGACGCCAGCCGCCGGTGATGGGCGTGAACTGACAGCCGGCCAGCGTGCGGCCCTTGCCCGGCTCTGCACACAGCCCGGCGACCAGATCGGCCACGGCGGCAGGTGCCGGCGGGTATGGTGCCCCGCCAACGGCGCGCAGCAGGGTTGCGGCCAGACCTTGGGCCATCGGCTTCTCCTGCTGGAACAGCGCATGATCCAGGATCACCCAGCCTTCCGGCTGAAACCGGGCATAGAGCGCCAGCAGGTGGGCCGTTTCGGCATCTTCCCCGGCCCGGATGGCAGCCGCGGCGGCAACCGCTTGCTTGTCGCCCTCCCCCACCGACTCCGACAGGCGCAGCCGGGCGCGCGCAAAGGCAGGATTGCGGTTGGACGGATCTTCGACCCAGGTCTGGCCTGCCGCTGCGCATGTTGCAACCAACCGGTCCTTGGCGACAGGCAGAAGCGGGCGGATCAGGCGCACCCGCTCCATCTCCCGGATGGCGGGCATGCCGGCCAAACCCCGAGGGCCGCTGGACCGGTCAGCGCGCAGCCGATGGGTTTCCGCCTGATCATCGGCGTGATGGGCCAGGGCCAGATGCAGGATACCGGCATCCGCCGCTGCATCGGCCAGAAGGCGCAGGCGGGCGTGCCGGGCACCGGCCTGAATGCCCGTCACCGGCTTTGGCCCGTCCCAGGACAGGATGCGGTGGGCGATGCCACGCTGCGCCATCCAGGCCGCAACCTGCCAGGCCTCGGCCCGGCTCTCGGGGCGCAGCCCATGGTCGACAGTGAGGGTCAGCAGTGTCCCTCCCCGTTCAGCTACCCAACGGGCAAGCAAAAGGGCAAGTGCCATGCTGTCGGCACCGCCGGAAACACCAGCCGCGATATAAGGGGCCGACTCGAACGGCCCCAAAGCCTGCATCAATCGATCGAATTCGACCGGTCCGATGGGAGCACTCACTTGCACTTCAGACGGTTCTTCTCCGCCTCGGCCCGGCGCAGGATGGTCTGCGGTGCGGTGGTCTTGTAGGCCCGGTTGAGTTCCGTCAGCGCGGCACAGGCATCCTCATTGGCTTTCATGGCCGAGAGTGACAAGGACAGCTTTAGCAGACTGTCGGGTGCCTTGGTGCTCTTGGGATATTTCTGATAGCCCTCGGCGAAGGCGACAGCCGCTTCCTTATACTTCCCGCGCACATAGAAGGATTCGCCCAGCCAATACTGGGCATTGCTGGCCAGCGGGCTGGCGCTGTTGGCCTCGATGAAGCGGGTGAAGGCCAACTCCGCCTTGTCATACTCGGCCTGACGCAGCAGGTTGAAGGCGAAGTCGTACTGTTCCTGCGCCGACCCGTTGGGCAGATTGAACCCGCCCGCCGTCGGTGCGGCGTTGCTGTTGGCGGCGGCCGGCTTGCCCGTTGGGTGGGCGGCGGGCGCTGCTGGTTCTGCGGCAGGAGCAGCTTCGCCCGCCGACGGTGCGGCACCGGCGCTCAAGCCACCACCCTGCCCCTGCTCCAGGCGGCTCAAGCGGAATTCAATATCCTGCTGCATCTTGGCCAACTGCTCGCGCAGTTGCGCCACCTGGAAGCCCGCCTCCTCATACCGGCCCGTCAGGGTCTGCATCTCCGATTCCAGGCGCTGCAACCGCACCTCAAAGTCGGCAGCGACATTGCCGGTCATGGCCGGGGCGGCACCGCCGGTAGCCGGTGGACGGGCACCACCGCGGTAAACCTCACGGCTCAAGGTCTGCAGCTCATTCTCCAGCCGTTGCAGCCGGTTCGCCATATCCCGCGTGTCGGATTGGCCCGAAGCCGGCAGGGTGCCCAGCACCGCTGCAACAGCGATGGCGGCCAGCGTCAGGCGGCGGCGGGGATACGGGTTCGGGGAACGCAGGTGTCGGATCATCGGGACCAACGGTTGGCGAGGATTGCGATGGGCGCGACCCTACCGCGAAGGCCCGCACGGCGAAAGTGTCCACAGGCGGTAAGGCAGTAATAAGGCGTGCAAAAAGAAAACGCCGCCCAGTTTCCCGGACGGCGCTTCCTTCAGGCTGTCGCCTTGACCTTTGCGGTCGTGCCGGATCAGTTGATCACGGTCACGCCACGGCGGTTCTGCGTCCAGGCAGCTTCGTTGGAACCAACGACCTGCGGACGCTCCTTGCCGTAGGAGATGGTCTGAACGCGAGCGGCTTCGACGCCCATGGCGGTCAGGTAGTTCTTGACCGAATTGGCGCGGCGCTCACCCAGAGCCAGGTTGTATTCGCGGGTGCCGCGCTCGTCAGCATGACCTTCGATGGTGATGGTCACGGACTTGTAGGTCTTCAGCCAGTTGGCCTGACGATCCAGGGTAGCGGTCGCTTCCGGGGTCAGGTCGAACTTGTCGAAACCGAAGAACACGCGGTCGCCGACATTGACGATGAAGTCTTCAGCCGAACCCGGGACCGGGCCCGAGGGCTTGGCCGGAGCGGCCGGAGCAGCGACGGTGCCGCCGGTGGTGGCCTGAGCCGTCTGTTCCGGCTTGGAGGAGCAGGCAGTGGCCAGAACGGCAACTGCGACGAGGCTGAGCATCTTGAAGCGCATTTGAGAGACCCCCTAGGTGGAAATCGAGTTAAGGATTAAGTGCGTGTTTGCCCCACGGAACCGCGTAAACCACAGCCAGACGCCGCATTGAAGCGATCTTCAGGCCCGGCGGATTTGAGCGCTGTTCTTGCGATGCGAAAATAGGGTGACGCACTCACGGAATCAAGGGCGACCATGCAGGGTCCGAAGCATCGGTGGGCGTTAAGACCTGCCGTTCATTAAACCCTGTCAAGTCGATTGAGTATAGCTTGGCTTGGCGCTGTTTGCCTCCCTGTCCAGAAGGCCGTTCCTTGAAGAACATTAGCACTCGGCCATTTGGGGCCCAGGTAGGCCCTTCGACATGGTAGGCCTCTGTCAGAAGTCGCTCACCCGTACCATCCGGCCGAATGACGCCGATATAGAACTTATCCCCCGCAAGTCGGGTGAAGGCGATGAGATCGCCACGGGGTGACCAGACGGGAGTGCCGTAACGGCCCTGGCCGAAAGTAATGCGCTTCACATCACTGCCATCGGCATTCATCGTATACAGCTGCTGCGTACCGCCACGGTCGCTTTCGAACACGACTTTACTGCCATCCGGTGCAAAAGACGGCGAGGTGTCGATACCGGGATGATTGGTCAACTGCGTCTGGCGGCGGGTGCGCAGGTCCAAGGTATAGATGTCGGAGTTGCCGGACGTGGCCAACGACATAATCACCTTATTACCATCGGGTGAGAAACGCGGCGCGAAAGTCATGCCCGGGAAATCACCCAGCACCTCCTGGCGACCTGTATCAATATTGAACAGATACACCCGAGGCCTGTTGTTGAAGTAGCTCAGATATGTGATTTCCTGGGTACTGGGCGAGAAGCGCGGGGTCAGAACCAGGGTACGGCCATCGGTCAGGAAACGGTGGTTCTCACCATCCTGGTCCATGATCGCCAGACGTTTGACGCGCTGCAACGCAGGGCCTGACTCGGCGATGTAGACGATGCGGGTATCGAAGTAGCCTTCCTCACCCGTGACGCGCTTGTAGATCGCATCCGAAATGATGTGAGCGACTCGCCGCCAGCCATCGGCCTGAACGGTATAGGCCAGACCGGTGACCTGCTGGCCCGCCGTCACGTCGAACAGCCGGAACTCGATCCGGGTGCGACCATCGGGCGACTGGCTGACGGTACCCGTCACCAAGCCCTGGGCCTGGATCAGGCGCCAGTCGGCGAAGCGCACACCCACCTTCAGACTGTCGGGCGTCTGCACGAACTTGGCCGGCTCCAGCGGGCGAAACAGACCAGACCGCTCCAGATTTGCGGAGATCACGCCGGCAATGTTCTGCCCGATCTGGGTGGCATTCGGGTTGTCACCGGCGAAATTGGTAATGGCGATGGGAATCGGCTGCGGATTGCCTGACGTGATGTCGATCTCAAGTTCGGCGCGGGCGGGAGCGGCGAAGCCGGCGGCCAGCACCATCGCCACCAAGGCGAGAAAGCGGCCGACGACCCGCCAGCCGCCCGTGGAGAAAAGAGCGTTGGCTTGCATCAGAACATATCCTTCGGGCTGAACTTCATCAGGATGGACCCTTTGTCCCCGTACTTGTCGCGCGGGATGTTCAACGTATTACATCCAGGCAAAAGCGGCGCCCGTAAGGCGGATTCCACAAAAGCCCGGAAATGCGGGTCGGTATTGGGATTACCCGTGCCCGAGACATACTGCACATTTGTGACGCGCAGGTTGCTGTCAAACAAGACCCGGATTTCCGCCTGCATGTTTTCCACGCCCTTTGCCCCCACCGGCACGTTCCAGCAGTTGCGGATCTGACGGCGCAGCGCATCCTCCTCGCTGATGCTCAAGCGCTCCCCTGTCTTAGCGGCCAGCGGCTGCGGCGGTTCGGACGAGGTTTCCTTGGGCGGCTCCTTGGAAGGCGGGCTGTCGGTCTTCAGCTTGGCAACGTTCTTCAGAACGCTGTCCAGCGTCTTTTCCGGCGGCTTGGGCTTCGGCTCCTCTTTCTTGGGCTTGGGCTCTTCCTTCTTCGGCTCCGGCGGCTTCGGCTTGGGTTCCTCCTTCTTGGGAGGTTCCGGCTTCGGCTCTTCCTTCTTCGGCGGCTCGGGCTTGGGTTCCGGCTTCGGCTCAGGCTTGGGTTCCGGTTCCGGCGGCTTCTCGGCCACCTGCTTGGGCGGCTCCGGCACCTTCACTTCCGGCGGCGGTGGCGGGGTTTCCTTGGCCTGCTGCGGCGGTGGGGGCGGTTCCGGCTTTGGCGGCGTCGGTTTGGGCGGCGGGGGCAGTGGCTTGGGGTTCGGCTCCGCCAGCTTGGCGATGGTCATGGGGCCGACCTCGACCACTTCGACCGGCACCTCCTGAAGCTGGATCACCTCCCGCTTCTTGATCAGGTGCGGCAGGCCGATCAGCGCCAGAATGATCAGCGCCAGGTGCAGGATGCCGGAAAGGATCAGGGTGGTCCGCATGATGCGTTGATTTCCACCCTTACCGTGCGCCGCGACCGTCGGATTCGATGACCAGCTTGGCCTCCGACAGGCCGGCGCGGCGCGCCTCGCTCAACACATCGACGATGCTGGCATATGTGGCCTCGCGGTCGCCACGCACCAGCACCTTGCGATCCGGCGTCTGCTCCGCGACGATGGCCAGACGTGGGGCCAGTTCGGCCAGGGCAAACATCTCATTATCAAAGACCTTCTTGTCCTTGAACGAGATGCGGCCATCCGCCGTGACGGTGACCCAAAGCGGGTCTTCTTCCGATTTCAGCGCCTGGGCCGCCCCCTTGGGCAGATTGACGGGGATACCGGCGGTCAGCAGCGGTGCCGCCACCATGAACACGATCAGCAGCACCAGCATAACGTCCACGAAGGGCGTCACATTGATGTCCGACATGGCGGCGCGGCGACCACGTCGCCGCCCGCGACCGGACTGCTTGCCAGGAAGGCTCGCCCCCATTTCAGCCCCGCTCTTCCAGATGACGCTGCAGGATCGCGGAGAATTCTGTCACAAATGAGTCGAGCCGATCACCAAACCGCCCGATCTCCGAGGAAAAGTAGTTGTAGGCCAGCACGGCGGGGATGGCCGCGACCAGACCGATGGCGGTGGCGAACAAGGCCTCCGCAATGCCCGGTGCCACAACGGCCAGCGACGTGTTCTGCTGGGCCGCGATATTGGTGAAGGCACCCATGATGCCCCAAACCGTCCCGAACAGACCAACGAACGGGCCCGCAGAACCGACAGAAGCCAGGACCGTC
Proteins encoded in this region:
- the glmM gene encoding phosphoglucosamine mutase, with product MSRKLFGTDGIRGTANTEPMTAETALKAAMAAALHFRRGDHRHTVVIAKDTRLSGYMLEPALTAGFISMGMDVILVGPLPTPAVAMLTRSMRADLGVMLSASHNPFQDNGIKLFGPDGYKLSDEFEAEIEARMALPFAPDLAGPRDLGRAQRMEDAFGRYIEVVKSSFPRGLRLDGMKIVIDCAHGAAYKVAPRVLYELGAEVVTLFNQPNGFNINDKCGATSPAAMRAAVVEHKADLGIALDGDADRLILADETGTQIDGDQIMALIGQSWAESGRLRGGGVVATVMSNMGMELHLKKLGLTLARTAVGDRYVVEHMREHGFNVGGEQSGHVVLSDFATTGDGLLAALQVLACIRQSGRPASDVLRVFQPLPQLLKNVRYDASTGIRPLDADSVQAAIKAGEEKLAGVGRVLIRKSGTEPLIRVMAEGEDDALVTRVVDDICDAVRQVTQAVAAE
- the folP gene encoding dihydropteroate synthase, producing MHRPLAILSGPAARTAVAAGQARPLAGGPLAFTLVETPAGIVPAAALAPDHPLTADRAPWAGFDLSRPVIMGIVNVTPDSFSDGGDHAHADAAIAHGCRLLAEGADILDVGGESTRPGAEPVPIEVEIARVVPVIRALADDGAVVSIDTRHAAVMKAAAEAGARIINDVTALTGDPDSLSVAAATGLPLVLMHIQGEPQTMQVAPRYGDVTAEVFDWLSARIDAAVAAGIARDRIAIDPGIGFGKDVVHNVDLLARTAALHGLGCPLLIGVSRKRFIAALSRGEAPKDRVAGSIATALHTLGQGAHILRVHDVAATVQAVAVWQALQSA
- the ftsH gene encoding ATP-dependent zinc metalloprotease FtsH; translation: MNNFGKNLALWLVIGVLLIALFNLFQTSSTRSSQSGMAYSDLLAEVSRGSVTSVTIKGDQITATTNDNRSFSVTAPPGSNVADRLVDKNVRVSVVAEDTGPSLLSILLSWFPMLLLIGVWVFFMRQMQGGGGKAMGFGKSRARLLTEKVGRVTFDDVAGIDEAKQELEEVVDFLKDPQKFQRLGGKIPKGVLLVGPPGTGKTLTARAVAGEANVPFFTISGSDFVEMFVGVGASRVRDMFEQGKKNAPCIIFIDEIDAVGRHRGAGLGGGNDEREQTLNQLLVEMDGFEANEGVILIAATNRPDVLDPALLRPGRFDRQVVVPNPDVLGREKIVKVHMRKVPLAPDVDPKVIARGTPGFSGADLANLVNEAALLAARAGKRVVGMADFEAAKDKVMMGAERRSMVMSEKEKKLTAYHEAGHALVSLWVPEYDPLHKVTIIPRGRALGVTMNLPERDRTNYTKREMESRLAVLFGGRVAEEIIFGEENVTTGASSDIQQATRWARAMVAEYGMSDKLGRVRYNANEQEVFLGHSVAQQQNVSEATAQLIDEEIRRLIEQGESLARKLLTERLDDLHKVSEALLEFETLSGEEVKAILRGEQVVRTDPPAPRPQAPEPPKSSSGRRASVPTSAKDGIEPEPQPGI
- the tilS gene encoding tRNA lysidine(34) synthetase TilS, which produces MSAPIGPVEFDRLMQALGPFESAPYIAAGVSGGADSMALALLLARWVAERGGTLLTLTVDHGLRPESRAEAWQVAAWMAQRGIAHRILSWDGPKPVTGIQAGARHARLRLLADAAADAGILHLALAHHADDQAETHRLRADRSSGPRGLAGMPAIREMERVRLIRPLLPVAKDRLVATCAAAGQTWVEDPSNRNPAFARARLRLSESVGEGDKQAVAAAAAIRAGEDAETAHLLALYARFQPEGWVILDHALFQQEKPMAQGLAATLLRAVGGAPYPPAPAAVADLVAGLCAEPGKGRTLAGCQFTPITGGWRLIREARNLQGPLTLQGGGPPVIWDGRFRLFAEGFGQHTVQALDEASWRRAVAQSPSLARSDLPAAVRWTLPVVTDGDRPLAIPPMAWTAPDAPDPGVHMVPLVSVPAVPARFAVVTAIDDII
- the ybgF gene encoding tol-pal system protein YbgF, translating into MIRHLRSPNPYPRRRLTLAAIAVAAVLGTLPASGQSDTRDMANRLQRLENELQTLSREVYRGGARPPATGGAAPAMTGNVAADFEVRLQRLESEMQTLTGRYEEAGFQVAQLREQLAKMQQDIEFRLSRLEQGQGGGLSAGAAPSAGEAAPAAEPAAPAAHPTGKPAAANSNAAPTAGGFNLPNGSAQEQYDFAFNLLRQAEYDKAELAFTRFIEANSASPLASNAQYWLGESFYVRGKYKEAAVAFAEGYQKYPKSTKAPDSLLKLSLSLSAMKANEDACAALTELNRAYKTTAPQTILRRAEAEKNRLKCK
- the pal gene encoding peptidoglycan-associated lipoprotein Pal, encoding MRFKMLSLVAVAVLATACSSKPEQTAQATTGGTVAAPAAPAKPSGPVPGSAEDFIVNVGDRVFFGFDKFDLTPEATATLDRQANWLKTYKSVTITIEGHADERGTREYNLALGERRANSVKNYLTAMGVEAARVQTISYGKERPQVVGSNEAAWTQNRRGVTVIN
- the tolB gene encoding Tol-Pal system beta propeller repeat protein TolB; amino-acid sequence: MQANALFSTGGWRVVGRFLALVAMVLAAGFAAPARAELEIDITSGNPQPIPIAITNFAGDNPNATQIGQNIAGVISANLERSGLFRPLEPAKFVQTPDSLKVGVRFADWRLIQAQGLVTGTVSQSPDGRTRIEFRLFDVTAGQQVTGLAYTVQADGWRRVAHIISDAIYKRVTGEEGYFDTRIVYIAESGPALQRVKRLAIMDQDGENHRFLTDGRTLVLTPRFSPSTQEITYLSYFNNRPRVYLFNIDTGRQEVLGDFPGMTFAPRFSPDGNKVIMSLATSGNSDIYTLDLRTRRQTQLTNHPGIDTSPSFAPDGSKVVFESDRGGTQQLYTMNADGSDVKRITFGQGRYGTPVWSPRGDLIAFTRLAGDKFYIGVIRPDGTGERLLTEAYHVEGPTWAPNGRVLMFFKERPSGQGGKQRQAKLYSIDLTGFNERQVLTPTDASDPAWSPLIP
- a CDS encoding energy transducer TonB produces the protein MRTTLILSGILHLALIILALIGLPHLIKKREVIQLQEVPVEVVEVGPMTIAKLAEPNPKPLPPPPKPTPPKPEPPPPPQQAKETPPPPPEVKVPEPPKQVAEKPPEPEPKPEPKPEPKPEPPKKEEPKPEPPKKEEPKPKPPEPKKEEPKPKKEEPKPKPPEKTLDSVLKNVAKLKTDSPPSKEPPKETSSEPPQPLAAKTGERLSISEEDALRRQIRNCWNVPVGAKGVENMQAEIRVLFDSNLRVTNVQYVSGTGNPNTDPHFRAFVESALRAPLLPGCNTLNIPRDKYGDKGSILMKFSPKDMF
- a CDS encoding ExbD/TolR family protein — translated: MGASLPGKQSGRGRRRGRRAAMSDINVTPFVDVMLVLLIVFMVAAPLLTAGIPVNLPKGAAQALKSEEDPLWVTVTADGRISFKDKKVFDNEMFALAELAPRLAIVAEQTPDRKVLVRGDREATYASIVDVLSEARRAGLSEAKLVIESDGRGAR